In Streptomyces sp. NBC_00448, the following are encoded in one genomic region:
- a CDS encoding GPW/gp25 family protein, with product MAEQFVGTGWAFPLRIGPGGGIAMVSGQQEVEEAMRLVLATAPGERPMRPEFGCAIHDMVFAPINEATAGRIQHEVYASLDRWEPRIEVEDVEVTAGDGQGVLYIDVRYSVRGTNNPRSLVFPFYTIPSHDYPDLPDSSSSAGFPGSADFPGGSSADSRPAPESDR from the coding sequence ATGGCAGAGCAATTCGTCGGTACCGGCTGGGCGTTCCCGCTGCGGATCGGCCCGGGCGGCGGCATCGCCATGGTCAGCGGGCAGCAGGAGGTCGAGGAGGCGATGCGGCTGGTGCTCGCCACCGCGCCGGGCGAGCGGCCGATGCGGCCCGAGTTCGGCTGCGCCATCCACGACATGGTCTTCGCGCCCATCAACGAGGCGACCGCCGGTCGAATCCAGCACGAGGTGTATGCCAGTCTGGACCGCTGGGAGCCGCGGATCGAGGTGGAGGACGTCGAGGTCACCGCGGGGGACGGCCAGGGCGTGCTCTACATCGACGTGCGCTACTCGGTGCGGGGCACCAACAACCCGCGCAGCCTGGTCTTCCCGTTCTACACCATCCCCTCGCACGACTACCCCGACCTGCCCGATTCGTCCAGTTCCGCCGGCTTCCCCGGTTCCGCCGACTTCCCTGGCGGGTCGTCCGCGGACTCCCGGCCGGCCCCCGAAAGCGACCGCTGA
- a CDS encoding VgrG-related protein, with the protein MTKIGYSNVLHVTIAGRPLLPYHATLLVGGWVDFGVGVPGAFQLTFRDPKRKLLGEAGAKIGADVVLAPVSDGQGAQSPLLTGEITGLETDYDGTGTFSVIRGYDLGHRMLRQRRVVAYRNMTASDIARKLAGQDKVPIGQVESTSTLYEFITQANVTDWDFLNRLADENDMVMSLSSKGKFQFVKPDPASGAPPVSTPSDKSPYVLEAGVDILRCRAAVTSADQVARVEARGWDVTTKRDLVGRSTAADNPGIKIGTSPAAAVAAFGTATLVETDIPYDKQGEVKNAADSLAADVTGSFAELEVTVHGNPKLRPGVPVALADVGTPFEGKYTVTAARHTFGEGRHYETWLTVSGRQWRSLYGLASGGSGGGAGAARLPGVANALVTDIKDPLKQGRVKLRFPWLDDTYVSDWTRTVQFGGTSGGGLIGPDVGDEVLVSFDRGALDHPFVIGGLYNGKDKPGTVDVPPYDGTSGKAVRHTLADRSGNRLDLLDQRTGGKRGVRLSSGDNRLVVNLDRTRTEITVDSKGSVSIKGTRSVSIEAGGSLSLKAGGNLSLKSGGVLNIEASTISARSLGAVAINALAALELNAVGVTTVSGEGALMLSSPLDVTVDGTSVMLLGVVTANGMPVV; encoded by the coding sequence ATGACCAAGATCGGCTACTCCAACGTCCTGCACGTCACCATCGCCGGCCGGCCGCTGCTGCCGTACCACGCCACGCTGCTGGTCGGCGGCTGGGTGGACTTCGGCGTGGGGGTGCCCGGCGCGTTCCAGCTCACCTTCCGCGACCCGAAGCGCAAGCTGCTCGGCGAGGCGGGCGCCAAGATCGGCGCGGACGTGGTGCTGGCGCCGGTCTCCGACGGCCAGGGCGCGCAGTCCCCGCTGCTCACCGGCGAGATCACCGGCCTGGAGACGGACTACGACGGCACCGGCACGTTCAGCGTGATCCGCGGCTACGACCTCGGGCACCGGATGCTGCGCCAGCGCCGGGTGGTCGCCTACCGCAACATGACCGCCTCGGACATCGCCCGCAAGCTGGCCGGCCAGGACAAGGTCCCGATCGGCCAGGTCGAGTCCACCAGCACGCTCTACGAGTTCATCACCCAGGCCAACGTCACCGACTGGGACTTCCTGAACCGGCTCGCGGACGAGAACGACATGGTGATGTCCCTGAGCTCCAAGGGGAAGTTCCAGTTCGTCAAGCCCGACCCGGCGTCGGGCGCTCCCCCGGTGAGCACGCCGAGCGACAAGAGCCCGTACGTCCTGGAGGCCGGCGTCGACATCCTGCGCTGCCGGGCGGCGGTGACCTCCGCCGACCAGGTGGCCCGGGTCGAGGCGCGCGGCTGGGACGTGACGACCAAGCGCGACCTGGTCGGACGGTCCACGGCCGCGGACAACCCCGGCATCAAGATCGGCACCAGCCCGGCCGCGGCGGTCGCCGCGTTCGGGACCGCGACGCTCGTCGAGACCGACATCCCGTACGACAAGCAGGGCGAGGTGAAGAACGCCGCCGACTCGCTGGCCGCCGACGTCACCGGCTCGTTCGCCGAGCTGGAGGTGACCGTCCACGGGAACCCGAAGCTGCGGCCCGGCGTCCCGGTCGCCCTCGCCGACGTCGGCACGCCCTTCGAGGGCAAGTACACGGTGACCGCCGCCCGCCACACCTTCGGCGAGGGCCGGCACTACGAGACCTGGCTGACCGTCAGCGGCCGGCAGTGGCGCTCGCTGTACGGGCTCGCCTCCGGCGGGTCCGGCGGCGGCGCGGGCGCCGCGCGGCTGCCGGGGGTCGCCAACGCCCTGGTCACCGACATCAAGGACCCGCTCAAGCAGGGCCGGGTCAAGCTGCGGTTCCCGTGGCTCGACGACACCTACGTCAGCGACTGGACCAGGACCGTGCAGTTCGGCGGGACCAGCGGCGGCGGGCTGATCGGCCCGGACGTCGGCGACGAGGTGCTGGTGAGCTTCGACCGCGGCGCCCTGGACCACCCGTTCGTGATCGGCGGGCTCTACAACGGCAAGGACAAGCCCGGCACCGTGGACGTCCCGCCGTACGACGGGACGTCCGGCAAGGCCGTGCGGCACACGCTGGCCGACCGCAGCGGCAACCGGCTGGACCTGCTCGACCAGCGGACCGGCGGCAAGCGCGGGGTGCGGCTGAGCTCCGGCGACAACCGGCTGGTGGTCAACCTGGACCGCACCCGCACCGAGATCACCGTGGACAGCAAGGGCTCGGTGAGCATCAAGGGCACCCGGTCGGTGTCGATAGAGGCGGGCGGGAGCCTGTCGCTGAAGGCGGGCGGGAACCTGTCGCTCAAGAGCGGCGGGGTGCTCAACATCGAGGCGTCCACCATCAGTGCCCGCTCGCTGGGTGCGGTCGCCATCAACGCGCTGGCCGCGCTGGAGCTGAACGCGGTGGGCGTCACGACAGTGTCCGGCGAGGGCGCGCTCATGCTCAGCTCGCCGCTGGACGTCACGGTGGACGGCACCAGTGTCATGCTGCTGGGTGTGGTCACCGCCAACGGGATGCCGGTGGTGTGA
- a CDS encoding CIS tube protein, with protein MASSSGGAGKSLVRASLAIHQAPIGYSTTPGGLIKTFDFDFNPSELSLSRRAQWKTTPTAAVRDGAVPEFMGPEPRELSVEVFLDRSDDPNSNDVRKNVEALFSCCEVTSASIEAKQPSTPWVVFQWGSFSTARFTAYVSSVDASYTLFGTTGVPIRATCRLQLNEIPSNTLGQNPTSGALTARRVHRVVAGDSLQFLAWREYGDATVWRAIAESNDIDDPTQLVPGTELILPAAEEVGLR; from the coding sequence ATGGCGAGCAGCAGCGGCGGCGCGGGCAAGAGCCTGGTACGGGCCTCGCTCGCCATCCACCAGGCACCGATCGGCTACAGCACCACACCCGGCGGGCTGATCAAGACCTTCGACTTCGACTTCAACCCCTCGGAGCTGTCGCTCAGCCGGCGCGCGCAGTGGAAGACCACGCCGACCGCCGCCGTGCGGGACGGCGCGGTACCGGAGTTCATGGGGCCCGAGCCGCGCGAGCTGTCGGTCGAGGTCTTCCTGGACCGCTCCGACGACCCGAACAGCAACGACGTGCGCAAGAACGTGGAGGCGCTCTTCTCCTGCTGCGAGGTGACCTCCGCGAGCATCGAGGCGAAGCAGCCCTCGACGCCGTGGGTGGTCTTCCAGTGGGGGTCGTTCTCCACCGCCCGGTTCACCGCGTACGTCAGCTCGGTGGACGCGTCGTACACCCTCTTCGGCACCACCGGCGTGCCGATCCGGGCCACCTGCCGGCTCCAGCTGAACGAGATCCCGAGCAACACCCTCGGCCAGAACCCGACCTCCGGCGCGCTCACCGCCCGCCGGGTGCACCGGGTGGTGGCCGGCGACTCGCTCCAGTTCCTGGCCTGGCGGGAGTACGGCGACGCCACCGTCTGGCGAGCGATCGCCGAGAGCAACGACATCGACGACCCGACCCAGCTGGTGCCGGGCACCGAACTCATCCTGCCGGCAGCCGAGGAGGTCGGCCTGCGATGA
- a CDS encoding phage tail protein, whose product MASDLDPGSTIFFNLTIDGENLGTFNGCEGLSSSVEIHQHQEGGNNGFVWNLPSRVTFSNITLTRPLTKDTSKVAAWITSITTGVTRPTAQIAALRADGSIVARWGLIDVLPVSWRGPSLDPSSPSVATEVLEIAHHGFTDAGAA is encoded by the coding sequence ATGGCCAGCGACCTTGACCCCGGCTCCACCATCTTCTTCAACCTGACCATCGACGGCGAGAACCTGGGCACGTTCAACGGCTGCGAGGGGCTCAGCTCCTCCGTCGAGATCCACCAGCACCAGGAGGGCGGCAACAACGGCTTCGTGTGGAACCTGCCCTCCCGCGTGACGTTCTCGAACATCACGCTCACCCGGCCGCTCACCAAGGACACCTCCAAGGTGGCGGCCTGGATCACGTCCATCACCACCGGTGTGACCCGGCCCACCGCGCAGATCGCCGCCCTGCGCGCGGACGGCTCGATCGTCGCCCGCTGGGGGCTGATCGACGTGCTGCCGGTGAGCTGGCGCGGCCCGTCGCTCGACCCGTCGAGCCCGTCGGTGGCCACCGAGGTGCTGGAGATCGCGCACCACGGCTTCACGGACGCGGGGGCGGCGTAG
- a CDS encoding DUF6760 family protein, with amino-acid sequence MTYATDRVHEEIAYIAYHFHWSLEDILDLEHRDRRQYAEQIASLVTRATAER; translated from the coding sequence GTGACGTACGCGACCGACCGGGTGCACGAGGAGATCGCGTACATCGCCTACCACTTCCACTGGAGCCTGGAGGACATCCTGGACCTCGAGCACCGCGACCGCCGCCAGTACGCCGAGCAGATCGCCTCGCTCGTCACGCGTGCCACGGCAGAACGGTGA
- a CDS encoding phage tail protein, producing MSLQPGDALTSHNFGLQIDGVMVEYLQEVNGLDMQQDVIEYQQVSANGQPVTKKMPGVKKAGEATVVRGMTQSKAFNDWINASVRGDMGSARKNASILVMDYMNNPVKRYHLRQAWCSKISASTVKAGEASALTETVTITYEEMIME from the coding sequence ATGAGTCTCCAGCCAGGTGATGCGCTCACCTCACACAATTTCGGCCTGCAGATCGACGGGGTGATGGTCGAGTACCTCCAGGAGGTCAACGGCCTGGACATGCAGCAGGACGTCATCGAGTACCAGCAGGTGTCGGCGAACGGACAGCCGGTCACCAAGAAGATGCCCGGCGTGAAGAAGGCCGGCGAAGCGACCGTCGTGCGCGGCATGACCCAGTCCAAGGCGTTCAACGACTGGATCAACGCGTCGGTCCGCGGCGACATGGGTTCGGCCCGCAAGAACGCCAGCATCCTGGTGATGGACTACATGAACAACCCGGTGAAGCGGTACCACCTGCGGCAGGCGTGGTGCAGCAAGATCTCGGCGAGCACGGTGAAGGCCGGCGAGGCCTCGGCGCTGACCGAGACCGTGACGATCACCTACGAAGAAATGATCATGGAGTAA
- a CDS encoding phage tail sheath family protein: MPSYLSPGVYVEEVASGSRPIEGVGTSVAAFVGLAPTGPLNEPTLVTNWTQYVASFGEFTDGYFLAHSVYGFFNNGGSAAYVVRVGGETGGVSGQAAGGTGKQPAAVAGGGAGPAALTAGEDTTLGTFKVAALAPGEAGPLSVEVADAEGEGPAERFRLLVKDGEKTVETFDVTAKRGNRNYVVTQVKERSKLITVKEAAASGQLVRPENQTVALAAPASLPATSGPAGSDSGETIGVGEYLGDSADRTGFGGLEAVDEISMVAVPDLMAAYQRGAIDLESVKAVQLGLIAHCELMGDRLAIIDPPPGLNAREIRVWRQETSNYDSKYAALYYPWIKVFDPAGGQTRLVPPSGHVAGIWARNDFERGVHKAPANEVVRGAVDLEMQITRGEQDLLNPLGINCIRSFPGRGIRVWGARTLSSDPAWRYLNIRRYFNYLEESILAGTQWVVFEPNDQALWARIRRNISAFLVTEWRGGALFGGQPDDAYYVKCDAETNPPESVDLGRVICEIGVSPVKPAEFVIFRLAQFSSGAGELEE; this comes from the coding sequence ATGCCGTCGTATCTGTCGCCGGGCGTCTACGTGGAGGAAGTGGCCAGCGGTTCCCGCCCGATCGAGGGGGTGGGCACATCGGTTGCCGCCTTCGTCGGTCTGGCGCCCACCGGTCCGCTCAACGAGCCGACCCTGGTGACCAACTGGACGCAGTACGTCGCGTCCTTCGGTGAGTTCACCGACGGCTACTTCCTCGCGCACTCGGTCTACGGCTTCTTCAACAACGGAGGCTCCGCGGCCTACGTCGTCCGGGTGGGCGGCGAGACCGGCGGAGTGTCGGGCCAGGCAGCGGGCGGCACCGGCAAGCAGCCGGCCGCCGTTGCCGGCGGTGGCGCCGGCCCGGCCGCCCTGACCGCCGGCGAGGACACCACGCTCGGCACCTTCAAGGTCGCGGCGCTCGCGCCCGGCGAGGCCGGTCCGCTCAGCGTCGAGGTCGCGGACGCCGAGGGCGAAGGCCCCGCCGAGCGCTTCCGGCTGCTCGTCAAGGACGGCGAGAAGACCGTCGAGACCTTCGACGTGACCGCCAAGCGGGGCAACCGCAACTACGTCGTCACCCAGGTGAAGGAGCGCTCCAAGCTCATCACCGTCAAGGAGGCGGCCGCCTCCGGCCAGCTGGTCCGTCCGGAGAACCAGACCGTGGCGCTCGCCGCTCCGGCCTCGCTCCCCGCGACCTCCGGACCGGCGGGCTCCGACAGCGGCGAGACGATCGGTGTCGGCGAGTACCTCGGCGACAGCGCCGACCGCACCGGCTTCGGCGGCCTGGAGGCGGTGGACGAGATCTCCATGGTCGCCGTCCCCGACCTGATGGCGGCCTACCAGCGCGGCGCGATCGACCTGGAGTCCGTCAAGGCCGTCCAGCTCGGCCTGATCGCGCACTGCGAGCTGATGGGCGACCGGCTGGCGATCATCGACCCGCCGCCCGGGCTCAACGCGCGGGAGATCCGCGTGTGGCGCCAGGAGACGTCCAACTACGACTCCAAGTACGCGGCGCTGTACTACCCGTGGATCAAGGTCTTCGACCCGGCCGGCGGCCAGACCCGGCTGGTCCCGCCGAGCGGCCACGTGGCCGGCATCTGGGCCCGCAACGACTTCGAGCGCGGCGTGCACAAGGCGCCCGCCAACGAGGTGGTGCGCGGCGCGGTGGACCTGGAGATGCAGATCACCCGCGGCGAGCAGGACCTGCTCAACCCGCTGGGCATCAACTGCATCCGCTCCTTCCCCGGCCGCGGCATCAGGGTCTGGGGTGCGCGCACCCTGTCCTCCGACCCGGCCTGGCGCTACCTGAACATCCGCCGGTACTTCAACTACCTCGAAGAGTCGATCCTGGCCGGCACCCAGTGGGTCGTCTTCGAGCCCAACGACCAGGCGCTGTGGGCCCGGATCAGGCGCAACATCTCGGCCTTCCTGGTCACCGAGTGGCGCGGCGGCGCACTGTTCGGCGGCCAGCCGGACGACGCCTACTACGTGAAGTGCGACGCCGAGACCAACCCGCCGGAGTCGGTGGACCTCGGCCGGGTGATCTGCGAGATCGGCGTCTCCCCGGTGAAGCCCGCGGAGTTCGTGATCTTCCGGCTCGCCCAGTTCTCCAGCGGCGCGGGCGAGCTGGAGGAGTGA
- a CDS encoding eCIS core domain-containing protein, with protein MRAHDKVDEVSAAGRSRPSAPPRPAVAGPRPAPGTSAAGLLALQRAVGNSAVARMLQDDEHGHGHPHGAGCGHGPAVQRSAVHSVLRGSGRAPAAPLRAEMEARLGADFGDVRIHDDSAARRSAAELGARAYTSGHHVVVGDGGADKRTLAHELTHVIQQRTGPVAGTPTGDGLRVSDPGDAYERGGARRRAGDVGAGPGADRAGAGGHGPGRRARARVDRHPRHPAGRGPPPSRSCCGCWRTRLPSGRARRGWWAASTSTAVTRTAPTWSRPAAPVSCRRGSR; from the coding sequence ATGCGCGCGCACGACAAGGTCGACGAGGTGTCCGCGGCCGGGCGTTCCCGGCCTTCCGCGCCGCCCCGCCCGGCGGTCGCCGGGCCGCGGCCGGCACCCGGCACGAGCGCCGCCGGACTCCTGGCCCTGCAGCGCGCCGTGGGCAACTCCGCCGTGGCCCGCATGCTCCAGGACGACGAGCACGGGCACGGGCACCCGCACGGCGCGGGCTGCGGGCACGGCCCGGCCGTCCAGCGCTCCGCGGTGCACAGCGTGCTGCGCGGCTCCGGCCGCGCGCCGGCCGCCCCGCTGCGCGCCGAGATGGAGGCGCGGCTCGGCGCCGACTTCGGTGACGTGCGCATTCACGACGACAGCGCCGCCCGGCGCTCGGCGGCGGAGTTGGGCGCCCGCGCCTACACCTCGGGCCACCACGTGGTGGTGGGCGACGGCGGCGCCGACAAGCGCACGCTCGCCCACGAACTCACCCACGTCATCCAGCAGCGCACCGGCCCGGTCGCCGGCACGCCCACCGGGGACGGGCTGCGGGTCAGCGACCCGGGCGACGCGTACGAGCGAGGCGGAGCGCGACGCCGAGCGGGCGATGTCGGCGCCGGTCCCGGTGCGGACCGCGCCGGAGCGGGCGGGCACGGCCCAGGGCGCCGGGCCCGCGCCCGAGTTGACCGGCACCCCCGCCATCCAGCGGGTCGCGGTCCGCCACCAAGCCGTTCGTGCTGCGGCTGCTGGCGGACGCGGCTCCCGTCCGGCCGGGCGCGGAGGGGCTGGTGGGCGGCGTCGACCTCAACGGCGGTGACCCGTACGGCGCCGACGTGGAGTCGGCCCGCCGCGCCCGTCTCGTGCCGGCGCGGGTCGCGGTGA
- a CDS encoding COG1470 family protein, with amino-acid sequence MSLWTSLEPPSATVDPGSATTVRLRLRNTGDVVDEYRFMPVGDLAPYITVEPPLLRLYPGTVDTVHLTIAPPRTPDATAGPNPYGVQIVPTENPEATTVPEGNITITPFTEVRAELVPHTVKGRFRGRSKLAVDNLGNTKLTASIVGADNGDQVSYDIHPANVQIEPGRAAFVKTTLKPRQIAWFGRKENRPFRLAVQRSGANPLDVDGTYVQRGVLPRFLATFLGLMVGLVIAAVALWFAYKPQVASLAGQKVQQAAASTLPTPAAPVTPPPTTSPVETTPPASPAGSSGGSGGGGEQKKKKAPPATAATAVQKLAASDPTGRHICYRVYVSDKGWSKPACDGVTAGSTEDDGGAIEEINIAEAGVGGGQLNAYREDGGWRPPGWQKQADGIDMYSGTAGKGIRLSGFGVGANQGTICRNAFLQGSGWGGLGCNDPSKDAWIFGGTTTTSAILQAIRLTV; translated from the coding sequence GTGAGCCTTTGGACCTCCCTCGAACCCCCGTCCGCCACGGTCGACCCGGGCAGCGCCACGACCGTACGGTTGCGCCTGCGGAACACCGGCGACGTCGTGGACGAGTACCGCTTCATGCCGGTCGGTGACCTCGCTCCGTACATCACGGTCGAGCCGCCGCTGCTGCGGCTCTACCCGGGCACCGTCGACACCGTCCATCTCACCATCGCGCCGCCGCGCACCCCGGACGCCACCGCCGGGCCCAACCCGTACGGCGTCCAGATCGTGCCCACCGAGAATCCCGAGGCCACCACGGTCCCGGAGGGCAACATCACCATCACGCCCTTCACCGAGGTGCGGGCCGAGCTGGTGCCGCACACCGTCAAGGGCCGCTTCCGGGGCCGCTCCAAGCTCGCGGTGGACAACCTCGGCAACACGAAGCTGACCGCCTCGATCGTCGGCGCCGACAACGGCGACCAGGTCTCGTACGACATCCACCCGGCCAACGTGCAGATCGAGCCCGGCCGGGCCGCGTTCGTCAAGACCACCCTCAAGCCGCGCCAGATCGCCTGGTTCGGGCGCAAGGAGAACCGCCCCTTCCGGCTGGCGGTCCAGCGCTCGGGCGCCAACCCGCTCGACGTCGACGGGACGTATGTGCAGCGCGGGGTGCTGCCCCGCTTCCTGGCCACCTTCCTCGGGCTGATGGTCGGGCTCGTGATCGCCGCGGTCGCGCTGTGGTTCGCCTACAAGCCGCAAGTGGCCAGCCTCGCGGGGCAGAAGGTCCAGCAGGCGGCCGCGAGCACGCTGCCGACCCCGGCGGCGCCGGTGACGCCGCCGCCGACCACCAGCCCCGTGGAGACGACGCCCCCGGCGTCGCCCGCCGGATCGTCGGGCGGGTCCGGGGGCGGTGGCGAGCAAAAGAAGAAGAAGGCACCGCCGGCCACGGCGGCGACCGCGGTGCAGAAGCTCGCCGCGAGCGACCCCACCGGCCGGCACATCTGCTACCGCGTCTACGTCAGCGACAAGGGCTGGAGCAAGCCCGCGTGCGACGGCGTCACGGCGGGTTCGACGGAGGACGACGGCGGCGCCATCGAGGAGATCAACATCGCGGAGGCCGGTGTGGGAGGCGGGCAGCTCAACGCGTACCGCGAGGACGGCGGGTGGCGGCCTCCGGGGTGGCAGAAGCAGGCCGACGGCATCGACATGTACTCGGGGACCGCGGGCAAGGGCATCCGCCTGTCCGGCTTCGGTGTCGGTGCCAACCAGGGAACGATCTGCCGGAACGCCTTCCTGCAGGGCAGCGGGTGGGGCGGCCTGGGCTGCAACGACCCCTCCAAGGACGCCTGGATCTTCGGCGGGACCACGACCACCTCGGCGATCCTGCAGGCCATCAGGCTCACGGTCTGA